From Blattabacterium cuenoti:
TATTGGGATGTCAAGTTCTTTAGCTATAGATTTGAGATTCCTAGAAATAACTGAGATTTCTTGTTCTCTATTCTGTAGTTTAGAACCATAATCATGAGCTCCCATCAATTGCATATAATCTATAAATATCAATTTAATTCCATGTTTAGATATTAACCGACGACATTTTGCACGTAAACTAAATATAGATAAAGAAGGTGTATCATCTATAAATAAAGGAACATTTTTCAAATTATTAGTTTTGTGTAACAAACGTTTCCAATCTACTTGAGATAAGTTAGCTCTTTTAATTTTATCTGAAGAAATTCCGGTTTCTGAAGAAATTAACTTTGTAATTAATTGAATTGAAGACATTTCTATTGAAAAAATTATAATTGGAATTTTTTGATCTACAACTATATTTCTTACCATAGATAACATAAAAGTTGTTTTCCCCATTCCAGGCCTAGAAGCTAATATAATTAAATCAGAATTTTGCCATCCAGAAGTAATATGATCAAGTTTATGAAATCCAGAAGAGACTCCACTTAATCCTTCTTTTTCTGTTTTTTTAATTTTTTCAATAGCTTTTTGTATAAGACATTGAGTTGTTTCATATTTTTTTGCTATTAAATATTTTTGATTAATTTCAAAAAGTTTTGATTCAGCGTTATCTAATAAATCGAAAACATCTGTACTTTCCTCATAACATTTTTGAATAATCTCAGAAGAGATACTAATTAATTTTCTTAAAATAAATTTTTGTACTATTATCCGGCTATGATACTCTATATGGGCAGAAGAGATAACTTTTTGTGTTAATCCAATTAAATACAATTCTCCTCCTATTGATTCTAATTTTCCGATTCTGCGAAGTTCATTTAAAACAGTGTATAAATCTATAGGTTTAGAATCATGATATAACTTTTGTATCGCAATAAATATTTCTTGATGTTCTTTTTTATAAAAAATTTCAGGAAAAAGTATATCAATAACCTCATCTAAACCTTTTTTATCAATCATAATAGCTCCTATTATGGCTTCTTCTAAATCTAATGCTTGAGGAGGTATTTTTCCTTTTTTTGTTACTGAATCAAAACGAAATTTATTCGTTTCTTCCTGTCTAATATTATTCATAATAATCATTTTAATTAAATAAACATTATATAATAAAGTAAACAGAAGAATAGAATTGATTTATTCATCAAAAAAACCAATAGAAATATACTTATTTTTTCTTTTTTGAATCAGGGATTCTATATTAATTTCAGATAATTTATTATGATGTTTAATAATTTGTTTTTTTACAAGTTTATAAGCTTTTTCAGGACAAAAATGAGCCCCCCCTAAAGGTTCTTTGATTACATCATCTATAAGATTTAATTTATGCATATTTTCTGCGGTTAATTTCAATGCTTCTGCTGATTTTTCTTTATTATCCCGATTTCCCCAAAGTATTGTAGAACAACTTTCTGGAGAAATAACGGAAAACCAGGAATTTTCCATCATTGAAACTTTATCTCCTATTCCGATACCTAAAGCTCCCCCACTAGCTCCCTCTCCTATAATTAAAACAATAATAGGAACTTTTAAACACATCATTTCATAAATATTTTTACCAATAGCTTCTCCTTGCCCTCTTGTTTCTGCTTCAATACCAGGAAAAGCTCCTGGTGTATCAATGAAAGTTACAACAGGTTTTTCAAATTTTTCTGCTAATTTCATAAGACGCAAAGCTTTTCTATATCCTTCTGGATTAGGCATTCCAAATCTTCTGTACTGTCTTTCTTTAGTATTTTTTCCTTTTTGAGTTCCGATAAACATAAAAGTATGATCTTCTATTTTTCCAAAACCTCCTACTACAGCTTTATCGTCCCCAAAATGACGATCGCCATGTAATTCTATAAAAGAACCTTTTCTTGTTATAGAATGTATGTAATCTAAAGTATAAGGTCTATTTGGATGTCTAGATAATTGTACTCTTTGCCATGGAGTCAAATTACTGTGTAATTTTTTAATGGTTTTTTCCAGTTTGAATTGCAGTTGATTGCAAACTTCTTTCATGTTGATTCCACTTTTTTTTTCTATTAATACACAGTTTACATATTGATCCTGAATTTCTTGTATCGGTTTTTCAAAATCTAAATATTCCATATTAAAAAAAAAATTAAGTAGTAAATGATTGAATATATTCACTATTCATAAAAGAAATATATTCTGTAGATATTCCTTTCGGACATTCAATTTCACATGCTCTAGTATTAGTACAACTTCCAAATCCTTCCTCATCCATTTTTTTTATCATATTCACAACTCTTTTTTTTCTCTCTATTCTTCCTTGAGGTAATAAAGCAAGTTGAGAAACTTTTGCAGCTACAAATAGCATTGCCGATCTATTTTTGCATGCAGCTACGCATGCTCCACAACCAATACACGTAGCTGCATCAAAAGCTTTATCTGCTTGATCTTTTG
This genomic window contains:
- the dnaB gene encoding replicative DNA helicase produces the protein MNNIRQEETNKFRFDSVTKKGKIPPQALDLEEAIIGAIMIDKKGLDEVIDILFPEIFYKKEHQEIFIAIQKLYHDSKPIDLYTVLNELRRIGKLESIGGELYLIGLTQKVISSAHIEYHSRIIVQKFILRKLISISSEIIQKCYEESTDVFDLLDNAESKLFEINQKYLIAKKYETTQCLIQKAIEKIKKTEKEGLSGVSSGFHKLDHITSGWQNSDLIILASRPGMGKTTFMLSMVRNIVVDQKIPIIIFSIEMSSIQLITKLISSETGISSDKIKRANLSQVDWKRLLHKTNNLKNVPLFIDDTPSLSIFSLRAKCRRLISKHGIKLIFIDYMQLMGAHDYGSKLQNREQEISVISRNLKSIAKELDIPIIALSQLSRAVETRGGSKRPVLSDLRESGAIEQDADIVLFIYRPEYYGFQIWDSDEENDSCIGQAEIIIAKHRNGGLDKFRLKFISDQAKFVNLEEKKYTSLALEEDYKKNVLDKENLFMSPPYSYEDFEKNPLSEPDIDFNSDNYLDEDI
- a CDS encoding acetyl-CoA carboxylase carboxyltransferase subunit alpha, whose product is MEYLDFEKPIQEIQDQYVNCVLIEKKSGINMKEVCNQLQFKLEKTIKKLHSNLTPWQRVQLSRHPNRPYTLDYIHSITRKGSFIELHGDRHFGDDKAVVGGFGKIEDHTFMFIGTQKGKNTKERQYRRFGMPNPEGYRKALRLMKLAEKFEKPVVTFIDTPGAFPGIEAETRGQGEAIGKNIYEMMCLKVPIIVLIIGEGASGGALGIGIGDKVSMMENSWFSVISPESCSTILWGNRDNKEKSAEALKLTAENMHKLNLIDDVIKEPLGGAHFCPEKAYKLVKKQIIKHHNKLSEINIESLIQKRKNKYISIGFFDE